Proteins encoded by one window of Primulina huaijiensis isolate GDHJ02 chromosome 1, ASM1229523v2, whole genome shotgun sequence:
- the LOC140983380 gene encoding UDP-glucose 6-dehydrogenase 1 isoform X2, whose product MVKICCIGAGYVGGPTMAVIALKCPSIEVAVVDISVARINAWNSDQLPIYEPGLDDVVKQCRGKNLFFSTDVEKHVFEADIVFVSVNTPTKTRGLGAGKAADLTYWETAARMIADVSKSDKIVVEKSTVPVKTAEAIEKILTHNSKGINYQILSNPEFLAEGTAIEDLFKPDRVLIGGRETPEGLKAVQKLKDVYAHWVPEDRILTTNLWSAELSKLAANAFLAQRISSVNAMSALCEATGADVTQVSYAVGKDTRIGPKFLNSSVGFGGSCFQKDILNLVYICECNGLPEVAEYWKQVIKINDYQKSRFVNRIVSSMFNTVSNKKIAILGFAFKKDTGDTRETPAIDVCQGLLGDKAQLSIYDPQVTEDQIQRDLSMNKFDWDHPLHLQPMSPTTVKKVSVVWNAYEATKDAHAVCILTEWDEFKTLDFQKIYDNMQKPAFVFDGRNIVDVQKLREIGFIVYSIGKPLDAWIKDLPAVA is encoded by the coding sequence ATGGTGAAGATCTGCTGCATTGGAGCTGGGTATGTGGGAGGCCCTACCATGGCTGTGATAGCACTCAAATGCCCTTCAATTGAAGTAGCTGTTGTTGATATTTCTGTTGCTCGCATCAATGCCTGGAACAGTGATCAGCTTCCTATCTACGAGCCAGGACTCGATGATGTGGTGAAGCAGTGCCGTGGCAAGAATCTTTTCTTCAGCACAGATGTGGAGAAACATGTCTTTGAGGCTGATATAGTCTTTGTTTCAGTCAACACTCCAACTAAGACCAGGGGCCTCGGAGCTGGGAAAGCTGCAGATTTGACATATTGGGAAACTGCGGCTCGCATGATTGCTGATGTGTCGAAATCTGACAAGATCGTGGTTGAGAAGTCCACAGTTCCAGTCAAAACAGCTGAGGCCATTGAAAAAATCTTGACTCACAACAGCAAGGGAATCAATTATCAGATTCTCTCTAACCCAGAATTCCTTGCTGAGGGAACTGCCATTGAAGATCTTTTTAAACCAGACAGGGTTCTTATTGGAGGCAGGGAAACCCCAGAAGGCCTTAAAGCAGTCCAAAAGCTGAAGGATGTTTATGCCCATTGGGTTCCCGAAGATCGTATCCTTACCACCAATTTATGGTCCGCGGAGCTCTCCAAACTTGCTGCTAATGCCTTCTTGGCTCAAAGAATTTCATCGGTCAATGCCATGTCTGCTCTATGTGAAGCTACTGGAGCAGATGTTACCCAAGTGTCTTACGCTGTTGGCAAGGACACGAGAATTGGTCCCAAGTTCCTTAATTCTAGCGTTGGTTTTGGTGGCTCCTGCTTCCAGAAGGACATACTCAACTTAGTTTACATTTGCGAGTGCAATGGTCTTCCCGAGGTTGCAGAATACTGGAAACAAGTTATTAAGATCAACGACTATCAAAAGAGCCGGTTTGTCAACCGCATTGTTTCTTCTATGTTTAACACAGTTTCTAACAAGAAAATAGCCATCTTAGGTTTTGCCTTTAAGAAGGATACAGGTGACACGAGAGAGACTCCTGCAATTGATGTTTGCCAAGGACTCCTAGGTGACAAGGCCCAGTTGAGCATCTACGACCCTCAGGTCACCGAGGACCAGATCCAGAGAGACCTTTCTATGAACAAATTCGATTGGGATCATCCCCTTCATCTCCAGCCAATGAGCCCAACCACAGTCAAGAAAGTCTCTGTCGTTTGGAATGCCTATGAGGCAACAAAAGACGCTCATGCTGTTTGTATCCTTACTGAGTGGGACGAGTTTAAAACACTTGATTTCCAGAAAATATATGACAATATGCAGAAACCAGCCTTTGTTTTCGATGGGAGGAACATTGTCGATGTGCAGAAGCTCAGGGAGATTGGTTTTATTGTTTACTCGATTGGCAAGCCACTCGATGCCTGGATCAAGGACTTGCCTGCTGTTGCATAA
- the LOC140983380 gene encoding UDP-glucose 6-dehydrogenase 1 isoform X1: MQDSSLSLSHANIEKMVKICCIGAGYVGGPTMAVIALKCPSIEVAVVDISVARINAWNSDQLPIYEPGLDDVVKQCRGKNLFFSTDVEKHVFEADIVFVSVNTPTKTRGLGAGKAADLTYWETAARMIADVSKSDKIVVEKSTVPVKTAEAIEKILTHNSKGINYQILSNPEFLAEGTAIEDLFKPDRVLIGGRETPEGLKAVQKLKDVYAHWVPEDRILTTNLWSAELSKLAANAFLAQRISSVNAMSALCEATGADVTQVSYAVGKDTRIGPKFLNSSVGFGGSCFQKDILNLVYICECNGLPEVAEYWKQVIKINDYQKSRFVNRIVSSMFNTVSNKKIAILGFAFKKDTGDTRETPAIDVCQGLLGDKAQLSIYDPQVTEDQIQRDLSMNKFDWDHPLHLQPMSPTTVKKVSVVWNAYEATKDAHAVCILTEWDEFKTLDFQKIYDNMQKPAFVFDGRNIVDVQKLREIGFIVYSIGKPLDAWIKDLPAVA; the protein is encoded by the coding sequence GCCACGCTAACATAGAAAAGATGGTGAAGATCTGCTGCATTGGAGCTGGGTATGTGGGAGGCCCTACCATGGCTGTGATAGCACTCAAATGCCCTTCAATTGAAGTAGCTGTTGTTGATATTTCTGTTGCTCGCATCAATGCCTGGAACAGTGATCAGCTTCCTATCTACGAGCCAGGACTCGATGATGTGGTGAAGCAGTGCCGTGGCAAGAATCTTTTCTTCAGCACAGATGTGGAGAAACATGTCTTTGAGGCTGATATAGTCTTTGTTTCAGTCAACACTCCAACTAAGACCAGGGGCCTCGGAGCTGGGAAAGCTGCAGATTTGACATATTGGGAAACTGCGGCTCGCATGATTGCTGATGTGTCGAAATCTGACAAGATCGTGGTTGAGAAGTCCACAGTTCCAGTCAAAACAGCTGAGGCCATTGAAAAAATCTTGACTCACAACAGCAAGGGAATCAATTATCAGATTCTCTCTAACCCAGAATTCCTTGCTGAGGGAACTGCCATTGAAGATCTTTTTAAACCAGACAGGGTTCTTATTGGAGGCAGGGAAACCCCAGAAGGCCTTAAAGCAGTCCAAAAGCTGAAGGATGTTTATGCCCATTGGGTTCCCGAAGATCGTATCCTTACCACCAATTTATGGTCCGCGGAGCTCTCCAAACTTGCTGCTAATGCCTTCTTGGCTCAAAGAATTTCATCGGTCAATGCCATGTCTGCTCTATGTGAAGCTACTGGAGCAGATGTTACCCAAGTGTCTTACGCTGTTGGCAAGGACACGAGAATTGGTCCCAAGTTCCTTAATTCTAGCGTTGGTTTTGGTGGCTCCTGCTTCCAGAAGGACATACTCAACTTAGTTTACATTTGCGAGTGCAATGGTCTTCCCGAGGTTGCAGAATACTGGAAACAAGTTATTAAGATCAACGACTATCAAAAGAGCCGGTTTGTCAACCGCATTGTTTCTTCTATGTTTAACACAGTTTCTAACAAGAAAATAGCCATCTTAGGTTTTGCCTTTAAGAAGGATACAGGTGACACGAGAGAGACTCCTGCAATTGATGTTTGCCAAGGACTCCTAGGTGACAAGGCCCAGTTGAGCATCTACGACCCTCAGGTCACCGAGGACCAGATCCAGAGAGACCTTTCTATGAACAAATTCGATTGGGATCATCCCCTTCATCTCCAGCCAATGAGCCCAACCACAGTCAAGAAAGTCTCTGTCGTTTGGAATGCCTATGAGGCAACAAAAGACGCTCATGCTGTTTGTATCCTTACTGAGTGGGACGAGTTTAAAACACTTGATTTCCAGAAAATATATGACAATATGCAGAAACCAGCCTTTGTTTTCGATGGGAGGAACATTGTCGATGTGCAGAAGCTCAGGGAGATTGGTTTTATTGTTTACTCGATTGGCAAGCCACTCGATGCCTGGATCAAGGACTTGCCTGCTGTTGCATAA